The Arachis hypogaea cultivar Tifrunner chromosome 16, arahy.Tifrunner.gnm2.J5K5, whole genome shotgun sequence genome contains a region encoding:
- the LOC112805976 gene encoding uncharacterized protein, with protein sequence MNMPFFMRELDLDAMHAPEFPEYSNIGVANPEDGEFRIGMEYSSRKSVVAAIRSYTIARGVDYDVYESEPKTFYAKCKMYGRGCDWLIQASLIRKKGCWEIHRYNGWHTCTTGVISQDHSKLDSDTVAEAIRPLVETDPSIKVKTIIAEVQSRFNYTISYRKAWLAKQKSIAKVFGDWEESYQALPWWLSVMVQKMPGLVVQIETRPLYNGNEEAQGVKILHRVFWSFNPCVRAFRHCKPLVQVDGTHLYGKYKGTLLVAVAQDGN encoded by the exons ATGAACATGCCATTTTTTATGCGTGAGTTGGATCTCGACGCCATGCATGCACCGGAGTTTCCGGAATATTCAAACATAG GCGTTGCTAATCCCGAGGACGGAGAGTTCCGGATTGGAATGGAATACAGTTCTAGAAAGTCGGTCGTGGCAGCAATTAGAAGTTACACTATCGCTAGAGGAGTTGACTACGacgtgtatgagtctgagccaaagacgttctatgcaaaatgcaagatgtATGGGCGCGGGtgcgattggcttatccaagctagCTTGATACGGAAAAAAGGTTGTTGGGAGATACATAGATACAACGGTTGGCACACGTGCACAACGGGAGTGATTTCACAGGATCATTCCAAGTTGGACTCGGACACAGTTGCTGAGGCTATAAGGCCATTGGTCGAGACTGACCCGTCCATAAAGGTGAAAACTATAATAGCCGAAGTCCAGTCAAGGTTCAACTATACCATCAGTTAccgaaaggcttggttggcaaagcaaaaGTCCATAGCGAAAGTTTTCGGTGATTGGGAGGAGAGTTACCAAGCCTTGCCGTGGTGGCTCTCGGTTATGGTTCAGAAGATGCCTGGGTTAGTTGTCCAGATAGAAACACGCCCACTCTACAATGGGAATGAAGAGGCGCAAGGGGTAAAAATACTTCATCGCGTATTttggagtttcaatccatgcGTTAGGGCATTCAGGCATTGCAAGCCCCTAGTTCAGGTAGACGGAACACACCTATATGGAAAGTACAAAGGTACACTTCTGGTAGCTGTTGCACAGGATGGGAACTAA
- the LOC140180317 gene encoding uncharacterized protein, with amino-acid sequence MHVVRKNGVGMISDRHESIRAAVNRSGGDWQPPRAWWIFCIRHIGSNFLRAFKVPHLQKLVVNIGYSITVEEYNINYKRLEEQGEAYTRWCDAIGLRHWVLAFDKGHRWGHMTTNLVECINSVLKGARNLPVLALVRATYYRLNELFTQKSAESHERKRAGYTYSVFAQQRIEASMQQAGNIVVHHFDKRNEVFEVREMTSGKRINWHVYVHDMYKMTEVRKVYRFEFSPLGDAETWPAYEGPTLVANPALRRTSKGRPKLTRYLNEMDSRDMRGSRICRLCGAQGHSRSRCPQRAGSSGGGE; translated from the exons ATGCATGTTGTCAGAAAAAATGGTGTGGGTATGATCTCGGACCGGCATGAGTCAATTCGAGCAGCAGTAAATCGTTCCGGAGGTGACTGGCAACCTCCAAGAGCATGGTGGATATTTTGTATAAGGCACATCGGCAGCAACTTCCTACGAGCATTCAAAGTCCCTCACTTGCAAAAGCTTGTGGTCAATATTGGGTATTCAATAACGGTGGAGGAGTATAACATCAACTATAAGAGGTTGGAAGAGCAAGGCGAGGCATATACCAGGTGGTGCGATGCCATTGGACTTAGACATTGGGTATTGGCATTCGACAAGGGACATCGATGGGGCCATATGACGACGAACCTTGTCGAGTGCATTAACTCAGTGTTGAAGGGTGCCCGTAATCTACCTGTGTTGGCGCTAGTCCGAGCAACGTATTATCGGTTAAATGAACTTTTCACACAGAAGAGTGCTGAGTCTCACGAACGCAAACGTGCTGGATATACTTATTCAGTATTCGCACAACAGCGGATAGAGGCAAGTATGCAACAGGCTGGGAATATAGTTGTGCACCATTTTGACAAACGGAATGAAGTATTTGAGGTGCGCGAAATGACTAGCGGAAAG CGAATCAATTGGCACGTGTATGTGCATGACATGTACAAGATGACAGAGGTCCGTAAGGTATATAGATTCGAGTTCTCACCGTTAGGTGATGCCGAGACATGGCCTGCGTATGAGGGACCCACATTGGTCGCTAATCCCGCCTTGAGGCGAACGTCGAAAGGTCGCCCAAAATTGACCAGATACTTGAACGAAATGGACTCACGCGACATGCGTGGTTCTCGGATATGTCGTCTCTGTGGTGCTCAAGGACATAGTCGGAGTCGATGTCCTCAGCGTGCTGGATCGAGTGGTGGGGGGGAATGA